The DNA sequence TGTGtatttatattgtattatatcttcacatgttttgggttttttgttatgaaaacaaATACTGGGTAAATATAGCCAATAAAATACTTTGCTGTCTCACAAATAACAATTTGGTTTCAGTCTTGGTCTTGATTTTCTGTTGTTTAGCCAAAACgatagcctttgcatcggggcttgagattggaattccagtttcctttctcatgaagtaagggctaagagtaaaattgtacaattgtgtttgggagtggccttctctctttcttcttttccttgctattttcttccatttcttgctttgtttaatcaaagctatctaggccagcatgcatatttgttagcctacactggctatccaggcttgtgctgtTTTATAGTACGAGCTTGGAATggtccatggattagcatgtgtccctcacggaccaacctgggtaaacaaacaaacaaacaaacaaataaattttcAACACAATTTCCACAAAAGTAAAAATGCACCAATAATGTTCTTTTACAGATAGGTCTATGTACAAAACTCAAAATTACGAATTTAAAATCAAAGAAAGTAAGTTGTTGTTCtaaatgtaagaaaactcaaaattgcaaatttagatTCAAGCAAAGTAGTTCTAAATTGGCAGGGTACAGAAAATAACACACACAAACAATTTTCCCTTTTACATTTATAGTCAGTCTATCACCATCCTGGCAACCTAGTATTCAATGAGCTGGAAATTGAACTTAATTTGACTTTACAGAATGATTGGTTTTATGAAGAGAACAATACAAAACGTCATTTCCTTATGTATTGTATTAATCAATGTCAGATCTAACCTTGCTTAGTTAATGTGTTGTTATTATCTTCACAACTGTCGTGTTATAATGTGATTGGTCACATGCGATCACATGTTTCGCCTCCTCATATACGTCAGAGCTGACCTCTTTTATGTTCTAACACAGTTCATAAGTTTTCTGAAAAGAAAATTTCCAAACTTGCCTCATTGGGCTATTTATATCACTTCATTTTCCATACACAGATATAGGTGTACTGTATAGTTTGTACTGCGTCATTGTGAGAAAGACACTATTGAGTCGAAGAAGCCAAAGAAGGAAGTAATGTTACAGTGACTCGATACGTCATTTTGAAATCTGAACACACTGTTTATGATCAAGTTTTCATTCTTCATTTTTACATTAAATTTGCCAATATAAAGTGGACATCATGTTTTCTCTGATCCGTCTGTTTACATTTCTTGCTGTTATTGTGGATTCATGCTGTACATACACATACCCAAAGGGATTACCATGCAAGGTGTACAACAAAACAATCTTAGATTGCAGCAACAGGAAACTTACAAGTATTCCACCGCTGAAGGATCACAATGTCAAGACCTTAGATTTGAGTTATAATAATCTTGAAACTGTCAATGGGACAAGTTTTATTCATCTCACTTCACTTCAAGAATTAGATTTGAGTCACAACTCTGTGAGCAACATTACATTTGACGCAAGTTTGTCTTTGCGAGTGTTGGACTTGAGCTACAACAAGATTCTCTACATTTCCAATGATACATTGCCAGGATTGAACACGCTGGAAATTCTACATCTAAGTCATCAAAACAGCCTTATACTCCATGGAAGCCCATTCTATTCTACTACATCATTAAAAAAGTTATATATCACTGACAGTGGTTTATCCAGTCTACCACCATCAGTATTCAGTGGATTACATGAGTTGCAGTGGCTTGATATGGAATCGAATTCCATAGATTTTTTACCTGATTCTGTTTTCCAAGGTTTGACCAATCTAATCTTCCTGAATGTTAACAATAATTACATGGATTTCAATTCGCCACCAGCTACTATGTTTGAAGACCTCAccagtttgaaatatttaaagCTAGACTCTAATCACATATCAAGGTTACCAGAGACATTGTTTGTGAATCTCACAAGTCTCACATATTTGTCTCTAACCGGGATTTCCGCATCCGGGATTCGTAGGTTATCAAGCTTACCAgaaaaattatttgcaaagcttgtCAATCTCGAAAATTTATTGCTATCAAGAAATGACATATCAAACTTACCTGAGACAGTCTTTGTGAATCTTACGCGTTTAATGTTTTTAGATCTTCATAACAATGCATTAACCTCTACATCATGTAAAGCAATAGAAGGCCTTTCTATGTTACCAGACCTAAACATAGCTGACAATCATTTCGACTATCTAACATGTCCTTTCGGGAATATGTCGAGTCTCAACAGTCTGCTTTTATCACATTCTACAGATTACAGGCCGCAATATACTGAATATTGGAATGAAACCAAATGGTCAGAACTAATCACAAGGTTACCAGCTTCACTAAAAACTCTATACCTGGGGGTAAATAAAAAGTGTGTATTTCAATCAGTGAGGGCTGGGTCATTATTGCACTCATCTGTGACAAAATTAATAATACTTAGATTATACTCAGATTATGATGCTGAACTATCAGTGAAAGATGATGCATTTAGTATGTTTCCATACCTAAAACAATTGATATTCACTGTAATTTTTACTTCGGCGGGTGGGAGATGGTCCACATATCTATCCAGATATGCGTTTCGAGGCTTGTCACATCTGGAGTTACTGGACCTCAGTTATAACAATCTTGCCATATTTCCTAGTAACGCACTGCAAGTGCTTGCAGGCTCACTAAAACATTTGGATTTGAGCAATAATGACCTAACCTCAACACATGATAACCAGAAAATCACTTTCCAACTGGAATCTATGGATATTTCCAATAATCCCATTACTTATATTACACCATTGAGCAATCAGATTTATGCAACGGATCTAGACATATTTTTTCGCATTATGATATGCCCCACCGAGGCAATGACCCTTAGATCTATTCATATTTCAACTAAAACAAATGATGTTTACAGTCAAACCGATCCAGGCTGTATGCCATTGTGTACTGTATCTTCCAAACTAGAGGAAATTTCCTTCAATAAACTTTCCTTTAACAACAAATACCCATTTGTATGGGGTAATTGTTCACATCTCACGTCACTCTCCATCTCCGAGtcaaacaatgtttttgtttACACACAAGGCATCTTTCCTCGCCTAGAACAGCTGACATTGACCAACTGCAAATTGTCATCAATTGCCCAATTCCTCCTTGAAAGTCGTAACATACGATATTTAGATGTGAGTAACAACAATATAGACAATATCAAAAGAAATAATTTCTCTTCACTAGTAAATCTCCACCACATGGATCTCAGCCATAATCGAATAGAAAGCTTGCCTGAAAATCACTTTCATCACATGTCAAATCTCACCTACCTGAATTTGGCCGGAAACAATCTTGCCAATTTAAATTTGAAAGGTATGAATAGTCTGCAAACACTTATTGTATCTGGCAATTCATTGACTACGCTACCTTCTTTCTTGATGAAGGAACCATACACCTTACTTGATTTTGGAGACAACTCTTTTTCTTGCACATGTGACATTGAACCCCTACAAGATTTGATACTGACAGATGAGATAACGTACATTGACCCACAATTTGCATACCTGTGTAAGTCTCCTGCAAAACGAGAGAATCGCGGTATTACATCATTTAGTTTAGACTGCAGTTTGCATCTTGAATACTATATTCCCCCTAGCGTGTCAGGATTGATTGTAATTTGTGTAATAAGTGCTTTGGTTTATAAATATCGGTGGCGCATACATTACAAATACTGGGTTTTGTGTTATCAGAGAAGATATCAGCGGTATgtagacaatgatgatgatgctgacatCATGAATagcgatgatgaggatgatgttgATGCTGATCACAGATATGAAGCACCAATCATGCGGCGTCAGTATCATGCTTATGTTGCCTACCACAGGGAGAGTCAAGCATGGATAGATGACCAACTCACTCCAAACATTGAAGATGGACCTGAACCGTTCCGTCTTTGTATGAAAGAAAGAGGTGATATTCCCGCAGGGCACTATATTCTGAATGCTATATGCCATGGTATCTCTAAAAGCCGTAAAACTATTGTAGTTTTATCTGAGAATTTCATGGATGATGGATGGTGTCATTATCAGCTACAGATTGCAAGAATGCGTTTGGTAATGGACAATGAAGATGTACTTATTCTTGTACAGATTGGAGAAATCCCCGATCATAAAAAGACATTTTTGCTTCGTCAGATATTACAAAATAAGGAAGTACTAAAGTGGACTGAAGATCCGATTGGACAAGAATTGTTTTGGAATCAATTGAAGATGAAACTACGCAAACCAGCACGAGTCAATCGTAGATTCGAAGAAGTTTGATAAAACAAATACTACCAGTtaaaagtaataattattatgtgacccatcacatcaaaacatggcaatccacatttaaagataatgaagaaaatatgtttgaaaatatcatggaaaaaaaaaaggataatgtAAAATATTAATGTCTACATCCAACATAAATGTGTGATGTAATTTTAAAGCAAACAAGCAGTTTTGAACTTGATAGGAAATATGTATATTTTGAAGGTATTAAACTGCGTAGTTTTTATACGATGGGtcaaatatattgatttacacaGTACTGAATTGCAGATTTCACCATAAatattatttgtatatattttgctgtACAACTTTAATGGATTGGGAATTCAGTTGCATTTTTTCCTTTTGTATAATTTAAGGGGtcggtgcaaaaaaaaagacccaatctgcaatagctgccctatagacatttgacaatttgtgcattctatattgtacacaaatgacacctggcagctattacagataggccTTCTTGCACTAACACCATAGAGGAGtatttttggaaatttttcaaTGTGTGCCTCTTAAACTCTCTTTGATAACGTTGTATGTATTGATAATTATATGTATTGATTATAATCATTGAAAACTGGTGTTTATTTACTGGTCTTGGTGTTGCAAGTTGATTTTCCATCAACTGGCAACACCCAATATCAAGGGGGATATTGAGATAGCACATTCATCTGTGTTCGTGTatgtatatcgagggttgagaactgGAAAGCCTCAGCTTGTGAGTTGAAGCTTcctggttctcaacccttgatATATCTGTTGGGGTATTTTTCCTGATATTTTCTTTTACATTTATTCTGAGGTCAATAGAGGTCAAGTAAGTAAAGATTGCTTGATATCCATGAACCTGTAAATGATCAGCAATGAAAGTAATAATATTAcacggtcatctgaggtcaaatattatattttcatgagaccttatttataacattcggccgaagccaggctaaacccaatagtgctcagaggctactaaattcaagggatgccatccggatatgacgggacagggatatgggaagaggtccaaactcacatgtggcaccgcggggaattgaacccaggccacagtggtgagaagcgagtgagaagaccactgcactaacccgccctccctggTGAAAATGATTCCTGAAACAAGGGTCATTGGGTTCAAGTCCCATTGAAATATGTCAAAGCATGTGGGAGATGTAGGCTTGTCATTCTTGTCACACCCCCTACAGACGGACGGAGCTCATTTCATAGTCCCCTCCCACACTCATTCCTCATCACCagggacattgggctattccatgtaaaatcaacacaccccctgtggaagattttggaaatatcttccacagtgggagtatgaatttcaaatcaaatgaacacattagcaattcaatttgaaacacaccctccctcagtggaagattcaggttgaatctttctcagagggtgtatgaaattcaaatggagctgcttttgtgttcattccatttgaaattcatactcccccctgtggaagatatttccaaaatcttccacagggggtgtgttgattttacatggaatagcccattaagtgcCTCTATAATTGAGACCAAATTAAAGACTAGTATGACATCCTGTGAACCAGTCCAAAAATGCAGTActacgcaggtcagcaaccaataatGCCACGCTTTTGCCCTgctgtcagacgcaaactagcctTTTGAATTTAATGTAGCGCCATGTTTGCAGTAATCTTATATTAGTCAGTACATGGAAACTTGGGAATGAATAAACTATCAACAAAATAATTCTATAAAGACAtcagattcagattttgtttctttattatttaCATTATTCCAATTTCTATACAATTTCTATACACTAGCATAATACTGACATGACTGCTGACTAACAAACTTATTTATCAGGTGTACAAACATTTTGGTTGAACATCTGCACAAATGTGAGCACTTGCTTGTATGGCACTGTTTTCAAAAGGGATACAAAACATGTAGTACAAAAAAGGAGCCATCGTATTAGGATTTCCAAAGATCCAGTGAATTtgtaatagaaagcaaaattaaacttcatGTGAAGGTAAAgttcactagcaacaacaaatcttcagagcaataacatctgcTGAAGACCCAGGTTGAGCCGGTGAAAGCGCCCCAAATTTGAGTGAAGTTGTACATTTACCGctatgtatgaatatacatcatttctgctccatggggccaaaggaggcatttttgaaaattgagttactataatggttctaaagttctgatgctttgtgatgtgtattttcttatgtattttattgttttttactccatatttttgcctttatatctcaatttcaaatttgccacctttggcccccatggatcagatcatgtcacattttagcTTTTTGACTGTTTGTTGAAATCATGTTACACAGGAATTTGCTTGAATTAAGAGAACATGCATCAGACATAGCCATTAACTATTAATTCTATATGCCACCCTCTTTAGTAGCTCACCTACAATGGCAAATAAATACATTTCACTTTTAAATAATTGATATGCTGCATGCCCTCTGGCTCTGATCCCAGTTCTTTCAATTCAAGCAAATTCATACGTAACATTGTTTTAACAATTGGCTATTTTGCATttcgcaaaaaaaaatcatacaaaatgaATTGACCCAACCTGTTCTGAAATTGTTGACATTACAGACGATGGGAACTTGTACATCTTTGGAAACTCAGCCACATGCCAAACTGAGTTCCGATACATTTCATGTTACCCTTTAGTGGCGAGACCTGCTTAATATAGACGAACAATCGTAATGTTACTTAATAATAGGTTAAACTTAATAATGTAAGCCTAAGTTCTATCATAAggatattcaagttgaaatctatacacccctaacGAACAcaggggggtatagatttcaaattgagtcgtTTATCTAAGTAAccgcatttgaaatttacatttcctGTAAACAGCCCATTGACCTcctaagatttcaaatggaaaagggTTACCAAATGGACCACAGCAATTCTGAAGACTAATGCTATGCTTTATTTAAAattacataccgtatttcgtcaaataaacacccctggggggcattacattttcccaaggggggggggcgtttattcaaggtcaattttagaacgataattcccattaaaatcattaggtaaactaaaaacacacgctaaaatgacaaactatgaactagaaacactgacttctggctcacttcctggtttctgatccagattttcgccaattattgacgctattatcgaccatatgcgcaacttggtaagcttactacacaagatagcatggaaatatcggcatttttaaaacatcttggttgaaaaaagtgttgggggcgtttatttgagggggggggcgactatttgacgaaatacggtaactgCATCATATTGGGTATTTTAATATCAGTCAAATCATCTATTATAATCAGGACATAACTGattgaaaatgaaagaaaccctttttttttaaatgttgaataTGGAATGGTAACAAGATCACACAGAAAGCAAGATACATAAATTTATGTAAACCTATTTATGTCAGGAATGAGCAAAATGGGAGTGAAAGGCAACATGTAGTACAAGCAAATAACCAAAcaagcaaaataaacaaataagcaaatggaaaaataaagcacacaAACTTCAACAACAGAAATCAACCACAGAAACAATCTGCAATGGATACTTAAAATTTCACTGAAATATTGTATAGGTACAATTCCTTTCACAAAATTCAAGTACTTATCATT is a window from the Amphiura filiformis chromosome 12, Afil_fr2py, whole genome shotgun sequence genome containing:
- the LOC140165656 gene encoding uncharacterized protein; translated protein: MFSLIRLFTFLAVIVDSCCTYTYPKGLPCKVYNKTILDCSNRKLTSIPPLKDHNVKTLDLSYNNLETVNGTSFIHLTSLQELDLSHNSVSNITFDASLSLRVLDLSYNKILYISNDTLPGLNTLEILHLSHQNSLILHGSPFYSTTSLKKLYITDSGLSSLPPSVFSGLHELQWLDMESNSIDFLPDSVFQGLTNLIFLNVNNNYMDFNSPPATMFEDLTSLKYLKLDSNHISRLPETLFVNLTSLTYLSLTGISASGIRRLSSLPEKLFAKLVNLENLLLSRNDISNLPETVFVNLTRLMFLDLHNNALTSTSCKAIEGLSMLPDLNIADNHFDYLTCPFGNMSSLNSLLLSHSTDYRPQYTEYWNETKWSELITRLPASLKTLYLGVNKKCVFQSVRAGSLLHSSVTKLIILRLYSDYDAELSVKDDAFSMFPYLKQLIFTVIFTSAGGRWSTYLSRYAFRGLSHLELLDLSYNNLAIFPSNALQVLAGSLKHLDLSNNDLTSTHDNQKITFQLESMDISNNPITYITPLSNQIYATDLDIFFRIMICPTEAMTLRSIHISTKTNDVYSQTDPGCMPLCTVSSKLEEISFNKLSFNNKYPFVWGNCSHLTSLSISESNNVFVYTQGIFPRLEQLTLTNCKLSSIAQFLLESRNIRYLDVSNNNIDNIKRNNFSSLVNLHHMDLSHNRIESLPENHFHHMSNLTYLNLAGNNLANLNLKGMNSLQTLIVSGNSLTTLPSFLMKEPYTLLDFGDNSFSCTCDIEPLQDLILTDEITYIDPQFAYLCKSPAKRENRGITSFSLDCSLHLEYYIPPSVSGLIVICVISALVYKYRWRIHYKYWVLCYQRRYQRYVDNDDDADIMNSDDEDDVDADHRYEAPIMRRQYHAYVAYHRESQAWIDDQLTPNIEDGPEPFRLCMKERGDIPAGHYILNAICHGISKSRKTIVVLSENFMDDGWCHYQLQIARMRLVMDNEDVLILVQIGEIPDHKKTFLLRQILQNKEVLKWTEDPIGQELFWNQLKMKLRKPARVNRRFEEV